Proteins from a genomic interval of Lelliottia amnigena:
- the yeiU gene encoding PA-phosphatase-like phosphoesterase encodes MMMIKRLPYILLLNAAGFALFLSWYLPANHGFWFPLDSGIFHFFNQLLAKSQAFLWLVAVTNNRAFDGFSLLAMGCLMLSFWRKEDAAGRRRIIAIGLVMLLTAVVVNQLAQGLMPVKRSSPSLFFPDINRVSELLHISTKDASKDSFPGDHGMMLLIFSAFMLRYFGKKAFGVALIIVVVFAFPRVMIGAHWLTDIVVGSLSAVLIGLPWVLMTPLSDRLIALFDRYLPLKCNKEKTNN; translated from the coding sequence ATGATGATGATTAAAAGACTTCCATACATTTTACTGCTTAACGCTGCCGGTTTTGCGCTGTTTTTGTCCTGGTATCTGCCAGCGAATCATGGCTTCTGGTTCCCGCTGGACTCCGGTATTTTCCACTTTTTTAACCAGCTGTTGGCAAAAAGCCAGGCCTTTTTGTGGCTGGTGGCCGTCACCAACAACCGCGCCTTCGACGGGTTTTCATTGCTCGCCATGGGCTGCCTGATGCTCTCTTTCTGGCGAAAAGAGGACGCAGCTGGCCGTCGCCGCATCATCGCCATTGGGCTGGTGATGTTGCTGACTGCCGTGGTGGTGAATCAACTGGCTCAAGGGCTGATGCCGGTTAAGCGATCCAGTCCGTCGCTCTTTTTCCCGGACATCAACCGCGTCAGTGAATTACTGCATATTTCGACTAAGGATGCCTCGAAGGATAGTTTCCCTGGGGATCACGGAATGATGCTGCTTATTTTTTCGGCATTCATGCTGCGTTATTTTGGCAAAAAAGCGTTTGGGGTTGCCCTGATTATTGTTGTGGTTTTCGCTTTCCCACGCGTAATGATCGGCGCTCACTGGCTGACCGATATTGTGGTCGGTTCACTTTCTGCCGTCCTGATTGGTTTGCCCTGGGTATTAATGACGCCGTTGAGCGATCGTCTAATTGCCCTTTTCGATCGGTATCTGCCTCTAAAATGCAACAAAGAAAAGACAAATAACTAA
- the spr_1 gene encoding outer membrane lipoprotein, whose translation MVKSQPILRYILRGIPAIAVAVLLSACSSTNTAKNMHPETRVVGMEDASSLQASQDEFENMVRNLDVKSRIMDQYADWKGVRYRLGGSTKKGIDCSGFVQRTFREQFGLDLPRSTYEQQETGKSISRTKLRTGDLVLFRAGSTGRHVGIYIGNDQFVHASTSSGVTISSMNEPYWKKRYNEARRVLTRS comes from the coding sequence ATGGTCAAATCTCAACCGATTTTGAGATATATCTTGCGGGGAATCCCGGCAATAGCAGTTGCAGTACTGCTGTCTGCATGTAGTTCGACAAACACTGCAAAGAATATGCATCCTGAGACGCGTGTTGTGGGCATGGAAGATGCCTCGTCACTGCAAGCCTCTCAGGATGAATTTGAGAATATGGTACGTAATCTGGACGTTAAGTCCCGTATTATGGACCAGTATGCTGACTGGAAAGGCGTGCGCTATCGTCTGGGCGGCAGCACCAAAAAAGGTATCGATTGTTCCGGTTTTGTACAGCGTACTTTCCGCGAGCAATTCGGGTTAGACCTTCCGCGTTCTACCTACGAACAGCAGGAAACAGGTAAATCTATTTCACGCACGAAACTGCGTACCGGTGATTTAGTGCTGTTCCGTGCGGGTTCAACCGGTCGACACGTCGGCATTTACATCGGCAACGACCAGTTTGTTCATGCATCCACCAGCAGCGGTGTGACGATTTCCAGCATGAATGAGCCCTACTGGAAGAAGCGCTATAACGAAGCGCGCCGTGTTCTGACCCGCAGTTAA
- the ycgG_4 gene encoding diguanylate phosphodiesterase, whose product MFTRYFSTSRKILTGSILAALLVALLCGMLQFFLSYHKREVKFDTLIVDLRVYMESYFSELKTSIDTLQPYTLDACQDVRDELTSRAAFSVNVRAFLLVKDNIAFCSSATGAMNVPLTELIPTLNTTKSVDMALLPGTPMLPDKPAIAIWYQNPLVKGGGVFTSININMTPYLLYTARQDEFAGVAIIIGDTALSTESNRLVNVHDLHEPATRSTTLKDVPLTINLYAQEWTSDEILFALFFGLICGIAAGTLSYYILSIRLNPGKEILTAIKQGQFYVVYQPVVDAAHLKMQGAEVLMRWKHPTMGEIPPDAFINFAEAQKLIVPLTLHLFDLIVRDAAQLQTVLPAGAKLGVNIAPGHLHADSFKDDMRRFSASLPPDHFQVVLEITERDMINQLEAAPLFEWLQHEGFEIAIDDFGTGHSALIYLERFTMDYLKIDRGFVNAIGTETVTSPVLDAVLTLARRLNMATVAEGVETPEQAAWLREHGVNFLQGYWISRPMPLMQFLNWKPDSTKHSE is encoded by the coding sequence ATGTTCACCCGTTACTTTTCCACCAGCCGTAAAATTCTGACAGGCAGCATTCTGGCAGCCTTACTCGTCGCCCTCCTCTGCGGAATGCTGCAATTTTTCCTTAGCTATCATAAGCGGGAAGTAAAATTCGACACCCTCATCGTCGACCTTCGCGTATACATGGAGAGCTACTTCTCCGAGCTTAAAACGTCCATTGATACCCTGCAGCCCTATACGCTGGACGCCTGTCAGGATGTGCGCGATGAGTTAACCTCGCGCGCCGCGTTTAGCGTCAACGTTCGTGCCTTTCTACTGGTAAAAGACAACATTGCGTTTTGTTCTTCAGCTACAGGCGCCATGAATGTTCCCCTGACTGAACTCATACCCACGCTGAATACGACTAAATCAGTCGACATGGCCCTTTTGCCCGGAACGCCCATGCTGCCGGACAAACCCGCTATCGCTATCTGGTACCAAAATCCGCTGGTGAAAGGTGGCGGTGTCTTCACGTCGATCAATATCAATATGACGCCATATCTGCTTTATACCGCACGTCAGGACGAATTCGCGGGTGTTGCGATCATTATTGGCGATACGGCGTTATCAACCGAGTCAAACCGCCTGGTCAATGTTCACGATTTACATGAACCAGCCACCCGCAGTACGACGCTTAAAGACGTGCCGCTGACCATCAATCTCTACGCGCAAGAGTGGACCAGCGATGAAATCCTGTTTGCGCTATTTTTTGGTTTGATATGCGGTATTGCCGCGGGAACGCTTTCCTATTACATCCTCTCCATTCGACTGAATCCTGGCAAAGAGATCCTGACGGCCATCAAGCAGGGTCAATTTTATGTGGTCTATCAGCCGGTTGTCGATGCCGCACACCTCAAGATGCAGGGCGCCGAAGTGCTGATGCGCTGGAAACATCCGACGATGGGCGAAATCCCGCCGGATGCGTTTATCAATTTTGCCGAAGCGCAGAAACTGATCGTGCCTCTGACGTTACATCTGTTTGATCTGATTGTCCGCGATGCGGCACAGTTACAAACGGTGCTGCCCGCAGGCGCAAAACTCGGCGTTAACATTGCGCCAGGGCATCTGCATGCCGACAGTTTTAAAGATGACATGCGTCGATTTTCCGCGTCGTTACCTCCCGATCACTTCCAGGTGGTGCTGGAAATCACCGAGCGCGACATGATAAATCAGCTTGAAGCCGCGCCATTATTCGAATGGCTACAGCACGAAGGGTTTGAGATAGCCATCGACGATTTCGGGACAGGCCACAGCGCGCTGATTTATCTGGAACGTTTTACGATGGATTATCTTAAAATCGATCGCGGCTTTGTGAACGCCATTGGAACGGAAACGGTCACGTCCCCGGTGCTCGACGCCGTGCTGACGCTGGCGCGGCGGCTCAACATGGCCACGGTGGCGGAAGGTGTTGAAACGCCAGAACAAGCCGCCTGGCTGCGTGAACACGGCGTTAACTTCCTGCAGGGTTATTGGATTAGCCGCCCGATGCCGCTGATGCAATTCCTTAACTGGAAGCCAGATTCCACGAAACACAGTGAATAA
- the appA gene encoding extracellular solute-binding protein has translation MTMRFVLLLLTLFSVTCQAQTIKESYAFAVLGEPKYDANFTHFDYVNPAAPKGGNITLSAMGTFDNFNRFALRGVAAERTDSLYDTLFVTSDDEPGSYYPLVAEAVRYADDFSWAEVTINPRARFHDGSSVKASDIAFTFHKFMTEGVPQFRLVFKGTTVKAIAPLTVRIQLAEPSKESMLSLFSLPVMPESFWKDHKLSDPISTPPLAGGPYRITSWRMGQYLVYSRVKDYWAANLPVNRGRWNFDTIRYDYYLDDNVAFEAFKAGAFDMRQEVSAKNWATRYIGKNFANHYIVKDEQKNESAQDTRWLAFNIQRPVFADRRVRQAITLAFDFEWMNKALFYNAYSRTNSYFQNTEYAARDYPDAAELTLLAPLKAEVPPEVFTTIFVPPTTKGSGYDRDNLLKASALLDESGWVLKNQKRVNAQGKPLTFELLLSSGGNNQWVLPFQHNLERLGITLEIRQVDNAQITNRMRNRDYDMMTRLWQAQPWPSTNLRISWASEYINSTYNAPGVSSPAIDTLIGKIIAAQGDKEKLLPLGRALDRVLTWNYYMLPMWFMAQDRLAYWDKFAKPSVRPIYSLGFDNWWYDVNKAAKLPAERR, from the coding sequence ATGACTATGCGCTTTGTTTTGCTACTGCTGACGTTGTTCAGCGTGACCTGCCAGGCGCAGACCATCAAAGAGAGCTATGCCTTTGCCGTTCTGGGTGAACCCAAATACGACGCTAACTTTACCCACTTTGATTACGTAAATCCGGCTGCACCAAAAGGCGGGAACATCACGCTCTCCGCAATGGGAACGTTCGATAACTTCAACCGCTTTGCGCTGCGTGGTGTTGCCGCCGAACGCACCGATTCGCTCTATGACACACTCTTTGTCACCTCCGATGACGAGCCCGGAAGCTACTACCCGCTCGTCGCCGAGGCGGTTCGTTACGCTGATGATTTTTCATGGGCAGAAGTCACGATCAATCCCCGCGCACGTTTTCATGATGGGTCGTCGGTAAAAGCCAGCGATATCGCCTTTACCTTTCATAAGTTTATGACCGAAGGCGTGCCGCAGTTCCGTCTGGTGTTTAAAGGAACAACGGTTAAAGCGATTGCGCCATTAACCGTGCGTATTCAACTGGCGGAGCCCAGCAAAGAGAGCATGCTGAGTCTTTTCTCGTTGCCCGTTATGCCGGAATCATTCTGGAAAGATCATAAGCTGAGCGACCCGATTTCCACGCCTCCGCTGGCTGGAGGTCCTTACCGCATCACGAGTTGGCGGATGGGGCAATATCTTGTTTACTCGCGCGTAAAAGACTACTGGGCCGCCAATTTACCGGTCAATCGCGGCCGCTGGAATTTCGATACTATCCGCTACGACTACTATCTCGACGATAATGTGGCCTTTGAAGCCTTTAAAGCCGGTGCATTCGATATGCGCCAGGAAGTCAGCGCCAAAAACTGGGCCACCCGCTACATCGGCAAGAATTTTGCGAATCATTACATCGTCAAAGATGAACAAAAAAATGAATCAGCGCAGGACACGCGCTGGCTGGCATTTAATATACAACGTCCTGTTTTCGCCGACAGGCGTGTACGCCAGGCCATTACCCTCGCCTTTGATTTTGAGTGGATGAACAAGGCGCTGTTTTACAATGCCTACAGCAGGACCAACAGCTATTTCCAGAATACAGAATATGCCGCCCGCGACTATCCCGACGCCGCAGAGCTAACGTTGCTCGCACCGTTGAAAGCAGAAGTTCCCCCTGAAGTTTTCACGACCATTTTTGTGCCGCCCACCACTAAAGGGAGCGGTTACGATCGTGACAATTTGCTCAAAGCGAGCGCTTTACTGGATGAATCCGGCTGGGTGTTAAAAAATCAAAAACGAGTGAATGCCCAGGGCAAACCGCTCACCTTTGAGCTGCTGCTCTCCTCTGGCGGAAATAATCAGTGGGTTCTGCCGTTCCAGCACAATCTGGAACGACTCGGGATCACCCTGGAAATCCGTCAGGTTGATAACGCGCAGATAACCAATCGAATGCGCAATCGTGATTACGATATGATGACGCGTCTGTGGCAGGCCCAGCCATGGCCCAGCACTAACTTACGCATTTCATGGGCGTCGGAATATATCAACTCTACCTATAACGCCCCTGGCGTCTCAAGCCCGGCAATCGACACGCTGATCGGTAAGATCATTGCGGCGCAAGGCGATAAAGAAAAGTTACTCCCGCTAGGTCGCGCACTTGATCGGGTATTAACCTGGAATTACTACATGCTGCCGATGTGGTTCATGGCTCAGGATCGGCTGGCCTACTGGGACAAATTTGCTAAACCGTCCGTACGCCCCATTTACTCGCTGGGATTTGATAACTGGTGGTATGACGTCAATAAAGCCGCAAAACTGCCTGCAGAGCGGCGCTAA
- the yejB gene encoding binding-protein-dependent transport system inner membrane protein: protein MGAYLIRRLLLIIPTLWAIITINFFIVQIAPGGPVDQAIAAIEFGHSNGLPGGGSEGLRASHAQTGTGNISDSSYRGGRGLDPEVIAEITQRYGFDKPLHERYFKMLWDYVRFDFGNSLFRSASVLQLIKDSLPVSITLGLWGTLIIYLVSIPLGIRKAVYNGSRFDIWSSTFIIIGYAIPAFLFAVLLIVFFAGGSYFDIFPLRGLVSADFSSLPWYQKITDYLWHITLPVLATVIGGFAALTMLTKNAFLDEIRKQYVVTARAKGVSEKQIMWKHVFRNAMLLVIAGFPATFISMFFTGSLLIEVMFSLNGLGLLGYEATVSRDYPVMFGTLYIFTLIGLLLNIISDISYTLVDPRIDFEGR, encoded by the coding sequence ATGGGCGCTTATCTGATTCGACGCTTATTGCTGATTATCCCCACGCTGTGGGCGATTATCACCATCAACTTCTTCATTGTGCAAATTGCGCCGGGCGGGCCCGTTGATCAGGCCATTGCGGCTATTGAGTTTGGCCATAGCAATGGCTTACCGGGAGGCGGCAGCGAGGGTCTGCGCGCCAGTCACGCTCAAACCGGTACCGGGAATATCAGTGACAGCAGCTATCGTGGTGGACGCGGTCTGGACCCCGAAGTGATTGCCGAGATCACCCAGCGCTACGGCTTTGATAAACCTCTCCATGAGCGTTATTTCAAGATGCTGTGGGATTACGTCCGATTTGATTTCGGTAACAGCCTGTTCCGCAGCGCCTCTGTTTTACAGCTCATCAAAGACAGTCTGCCGGTTTCAATTACGCTTGGCTTGTGGGGCACGCTCATCATCTATCTGGTGTCGATCCCGCTGGGGATACGCAAAGCGGTGTACAACGGCAGCCGTTTCGATATCTGGAGCAGTACCTTCATTATTATTGGCTACGCGATCCCCGCATTTCTGTTCGCCGTGCTATTGATTGTTTTCTTCGCGGGCGGCAGCTATTTCGATATCTTCCCGCTGCGCGGTCTGGTGTCCGCTGATTTCAGTTCACTTCCCTGGTATCAAAAAATCACCGATTACCTCTGGCACATAACCCTGCCGGTGCTGGCGACGGTGATCGGCGGATTTGCGGCCCTGACGATGCTGACAAAAAATGCGTTCCTCGATGAGATCCGCAAGCAGTATGTGGTCACCGCGCGCGCGAAAGGCGTCAGTGAAAAACAGATCATGTGGAAACACGTTTTTCGTAACGCCATGCTGCTGGTGATTGCCGGTTTTCCCGCCACGTTTATCAGCATGTTTTTCACCGGTTCTCTGCTGATTGAAGTGATGTTCTCCCTGAACGGGCTGGGGCTGCTCGGCTATGAAGCCACCGTGTCACGCGATTATCCGGTGATGTTTGGCACACTCTACATTTTCACCCTGATCGGCCTGCTGCTGAATATTATTAGCGATATCAGTTATACGCTGGTCGATCCCCGTATTGATTTTGAGGGCCGCTGA
- the yejE gene encoding binding-protein-dependent transport system inner membrane protein, protein MPHLSPVNQARWARFRHNRRGYWSLWIFAVLFVLSLCSELIANDKPLLVHFNDRWYTPVLNNYSESDFGGPFATPADYQDPWLREQIDNHGWALWAPIRFGANSINFATSSPFPSAPSAQNWLGTDANGGDVLARILYGTRISILFGLMLTLFSSVMGVVAGAIQGYYGGKIDLWGQRFIEVWSGMPTLFLIILLSSVVQPNFWWLLGITVIFGWMALVGVVRAEFLRTRNFDYIRAAQALGVSDRSIIFRHMLPNAVVATLTFLPFILCSSITTLTSLDFLGFGLPLGSPSLGELLLQGKNNLQAPWLGITAFLSVAVLLSLLIFIGEAVRDAFDPNKAI, encoded by the coding sequence ATGCCGCATTTAAGCCCCGTCAACCAGGCCCGCTGGGCGCGTTTCCGTCACAATCGGCGTGGATATTGGTCGCTGTGGATTTTTGCCGTGCTGTTTGTGCTCAGCCTGTGCTCTGAGCTGATTGCCAACGACAAACCGCTGCTGGTTCATTTTAACGATCGCTGGTATACGCCAGTGTTGAATAACTACAGCGAAAGCGATTTCGGCGGTCCGTTCGCGACCCCCGCTGATTATCAGGATCCCTGGCTTCGTGAGCAGATAGACAATCACGGTTGGGCGCTGTGGGCGCCGATCCGCTTTGGTGCCAACAGCATTAATTTTGCGACATCTTCCCCTTTCCCTTCCGCACCTTCAGCACAAAACTGGCTGGGAACGGATGCGAACGGTGGCGATGTGCTGGCGCGCATTCTTTACGGCACGCGGATTTCCATTTTGTTCGGGCTGATGCTCACGCTGTTCTCCAGCGTAATGGGCGTCGTAGCCGGTGCGATTCAGGGCTATTACGGCGGCAAAATTGATTTGTGGGGCCAACGCTTTATCGAAGTGTGGTCCGGAATGCCGACATTATTTTTGATCATTCTGCTCTCAAGCGTTGTTCAGCCGAATTTCTGGTGGCTGCTTGGCATCACGGTTATTTTTGGCTGGATGGCGCTGGTCGGCGTTGTGCGCGCCGAATTTTTACGCACGCGTAATTTTGATTATATCCGCGCCGCTCAGGCGCTCGGCGTTAGCGATCGCAGCATTATTTTTCGTCATATGCTGCCCAATGCCGTGGTCGCGACGCTGACGTTCCTGCCGTTTATTTTGTGCAGTTCAATCACCACGCTCACGTCACTGGATTTTCTGGGCTTCGGTCTGCCGCTTGGCTCACCGTCGCTGGGCGAATTACTGTTGCAGGGCAAAAATAACCTTCAGGCTCCGTGGCTGGGTATTACGGCATTTCTTTCCGTTGCCGTGTTGCTCTCGTTACTGATTTTTATTGGCGAAGCGGTCCGCGATGCCTTCGATCCCAATAAGGCGATATAA
- the gsiA_12 gene encoding ABC transporter: MTQPLLSIDNLSIAFTHQGETREVVSDLSLQIHAGETLALVGESGSGKSVSALSVLRLLPSPPVVYPQGDILFHGQSLLHADEHTLRGIRGNKIAMIFQEPMVSLNPLHTLEKQLYEVLSLHRGMRKEAARGEILDCLERTGIRNAAKRLTDFPHQLSGGERQRVMIAMALLTRPELLIADEPTTALDVTVQAQILQLLRELREELNMSLLFITHNLGIVKKLADNVAVMQKGRCVEQNTATALFHAPQHPYTQRLLNSEPSGDPVPLPAHGTPLLNVEGLAVSFPVRKGIFRRVVDQNHVLKNVSFSLRPGETLGLVGESGSGKSTTGLALLRLIASQGAILFDGKPLHGLNRRQMLPVRHRMQVVFQDPNSSLNPRLNVLQIIEEGLRVHRPELSARQREEEVIRVMEEVGLDPETRFRYPAAFSGGQRQRIAISRALILKPELIILDEPTSSLDKTVQAQILALLKALQEKHQLAYIFISHDLQVVRALCHQVIVLRQGEVVEQGDCQRVFAAPTHEYTRQLLALR; the protein is encoded by the coding sequence ATGACGCAACCCCTTCTCAGTATCGACAATCTCTCTATCGCGTTTACCCACCAGGGCGAAACACGCGAGGTGGTGAGCGACCTGTCGCTGCAGATTCACGCCGGAGAGACGCTGGCGCTGGTGGGCGAATCGGGCTCAGGAAAAAGCGTGTCAGCGCTGTCTGTGCTGCGCCTGTTACCCTCCCCTCCCGTTGTCTATCCGCAGGGCGATATTCTGTTCCACGGCCAGTCGCTGCTGCATGCAGACGAACACACATTACGCGGTATCCGCGGCAATAAAATCGCGATGATCTTTCAGGAACCGATGGTCTCGCTGAATCCGCTGCACACGCTGGAAAAACAGCTGTACGAAGTGCTGTCGCTGCATCGCGGAATGCGTAAAGAAGCCGCCAGAGGGGAAATTCTGGACTGCCTTGAGCGCACCGGTATTCGCAACGCCGCTAAGCGTCTGACCGATTTCCCGCATCAGCTTTCGGGTGGCGAGCGCCAGCGCGTGATGATCGCTATGGCTCTGCTGACCCGTCCAGAACTGCTGATTGCCGATGAGCCGACAACCGCACTCGATGTCACGGTACAGGCGCAAATTTTGCAGTTGCTGAGAGAACTGCGAGAAGAGCTGAACATGAGCCTGCTGTTTATCACCCACAATCTCGGCATTGTGAAAAAACTCGCTGATAATGTGGCCGTCATGCAAAAAGGCCGCTGCGTTGAACAAAACACCGCGACAGCGCTCTTCCACGCGCCACAACACCCTTACACGCAACGTCTGCTCAACAGCGAGCCGTCGGGCGATCCGGTGCCACTCCCGGCTCACGGCACGCCGCTATTGAACGTTGAGGGGCTTGCCGTCTCGTTCCCTGTGCGGAAGGGGATTTTCCGCCGTGTCGTCGATCAAAATCATGTGCTGAAGAACGTCAGCTTTTCACTGCGGCCAGGCGAAACGCTAGGTTTAGTCGGAGAGTCGGGGTCGGGTAAAAGCACCACCGGGCTGGCGCTGCTGCGGTTAATTGCCTCACAGGGAGCCATCCTGTTTGATGGAAAACCGCTGCACGGCTTGAACCGGCGACAGATGTTGCCCGTGCGTCATCGGATGCAGGTGGTTTTTCAGGATCCCAATTCCTCACTCAACCCTCGACTCAACGTGTTGCAAATTATTGAGGAAGGCCTGCGCGTACATCGGCCAGAGCTAAGCGCCCGGCAGCGTGAAGAAGAAGTCATTCGCGTGATGGAAGAAGTCGGGCTGGATCCGGAGACTCGCTTTCGTTATCCAGCTGCCTTCTCTGGGGGGCAGCGTCAGCGTATCGCCATTTCACGGGCGCTGATCCTGAAACCGGAATTGATTATCCTGGATGAACCCACCTCATCGCTCGACAAAACCGTGCAGGCGCAAATCCTGGCGTTACTGAAAGCGCTGCAGGAAAAGCATCAGCTGGCGTATATCTTTATTAGTCACGATTTGCAGGTTGTGCGCGCGTTGTGCCATCAGGTGATCGTGCTGCGTCAGGGGGAAGTGGTTGAGCAAGGTGACTGCCAGCGCGTGTTTGCCGCACCGACGCATGAATACACACGCCAGCTGTTAGCCTTGCGTTAA
- the yejG gene encoding protein YejG produces the protein MNTLQLSIVHRLPQSYRWLAGFAGSKVEPIPQSGNDSENCLVALKLLSSDDENAWPVMERLSQALTDIEVVSSIVECEGEPCLFVNSQDEFAATCRLKNFGVAIAEPFSRQQPF, from the coding sequence GTGAATACATTACAGCTCTCCATCGTCCATCGCCTGCCACAAAGCTATCGCTGGTTGGCGGGTTTTGCAGGTTCGAAGGTTGAACCGATTCCGCAAAGTGGAAACGACAGTGAGAATTGCCTCGTGGCGCTGAAATTACTCAGCTCCGACGATGAAAATGCGTGGCCAGTTATGGAGCGCCTGAGCCAGGCCTTGACGGATATCGAAGTGGTCAGCTCTATCGTGGAATGCGAAGGTGAACCTTGCCTGTTTGTTAACAGCCAGGATGAATTTGCCGCCACCTGCCGCCTGAAGAATTTTGGCGTCGCCATCGCTGAACCGTTTTCCCGTCAGCAACCTTTCTAA
- the bcr_1 gene encoding bicyclomycin/multidrug efflux system protein encodes MVWRLRRASVVINALMRDIYPKEEFSRMMSFVMLVTTIAPLLAPMIGGAVLVWFSWHAIFWILAIAALLASAMIFFFIDETLPVERRQKFHIRTTIGNFASLFRHKRVLSYMLASGFSFAGMFSFLSAGPFVYIEINHVSPQHFGYYFALNIVFLFVMTIINSRFVRRAGALNMFRAGLWIQFVMAIWMVFTAFFDVGFWALVVGVAAFVGCVSMVSSNGMAVILDEFPHMAGTASSLAGTFRFGIGAIVGALLSMATFNTAWPMIWSIAFCATCSILFYLYASRPRKSAH; translated from the coding sequence ATGGTCTGGCGGCTGCGGCGGGCGAGCGTGGTGATTAATGCCCTGATGCGCGATATCTACCCGAAGGAAGAGTTCTCGCGCATGATGTCGTTTGTCATGCTGGTTACCACCATTGCGCCATTGCTGGCACCCATGATCGGTGGGGCAGTGCTGGTATGGTTTAGCTGGCATGCCATTTTCTGGATCCTGGCGATCGCCGCGCTGCTGGCGTCGGCGATGATCTTCTTCTTCATTGATGAAACCTTGCCGGTGGAACGTCGGCAGAAATTTCACATTCGCACCACCATCGGCAACTTTGCCTCGTTGTTCCGCCATAAACGCGTGTTGAGCTATATGCTGGCGAGTGGTTTCAGCTTTGCAGGGATGTTTTCGTTCCTGAGTGCCGGGCCCTTTGTTTACATTGAGATTAACCACGTTTCGCCGCAGCATTTCGGTTACTACTTTGCATTGAACATTGTGTTCCTGTTCGTCATGACCATTATCAATAGCCGCTTTGTCCGTCGTGCCGGGGCGCTGAATATGTTCCGGGCGGGCCTGTGGATCCAGTTTGTGATGGCGATTTGGATGGTGTTCACCGCCTTCTTTGATGTCGGTTTCTGGGCGCTGGTGGTGGGCGTGGCGGCGTTTGTCGGTTGCGTGTCGATGGTTTCATCGAATGGGATGGCGGTTATTCTCGACGAGTTTCCGCACATGGCAGGAACCGCCTCGTCGCTGGCAGGCACGTTCCGCTTTGGGATCGGTGCGATTGTTGGCGCGTTGCTCTCAATGGCGACGTTTAACACCGCCTGGCCGATGATTTGGTCTATCGCGTTTTGTGCCACCTGTTCGATACTTTTCTATCTCTACGCCAGCCGGCCGAGAAAATCAGCGCATTGA
- the bcr_2 gene encoding bicyclomycin/multidrug efflux system protein → MTTRPHSSISIVFILGLLAMLMPLSIDMYLPALPVISAQFGVPAGSAQMTLSTYILGFAVGQLLYGPMADSIGRKPVILGGTLVFAAAAVACALAQTIEQLIVMRFLHGLAAAAGERGD, encoded by the coding sequence GTGACCACCAGGCCACACTCATCAATTAGCATCGTCTTTATCCTTGGCCTCCTGGCCATGCTGATGCCGCTGTCTATCGACATGTACTTGCCTGCACTGCCGGTGATTTCCGCGCAGTTCGGCGTACCGGCGGGCAGCGCGCAAATGACACTCAGCACCTATATCCTCGGCTTTGCCGTTGGGCAATTGCTGTACGGCCCAATGGCGGACAGCATCGGGCGCAAGCCGGTGATTCTGGGGGGAACGCTGGTGTTTGCCGCGGCGGCGGTGGCGTGCGCACTGGCGCAAACAATCGAACAGCTGATCGTGATGCGTTTCTTGCATGGTCTGGCGGCTGCGGCGGGCGAGCGTGGTGATTAA